One genomic window of uncultured Erythrobacter sp. includes the following:
- the rplU gene encoding 50S ribosomal protein L21 codes for MFAVVRTGGKQYRVAAGDKIAVEKLAGEAGDTVTLGDVLLAGEGDSVADASKVTVSAEIIAQAKSEKVVVFKKRRRHNYRRKAGHRQQMTLLRITDVGTGAAKKAPAKKAAAPKKDDAAEAKAAPAKKPAAKKAPAKKATESKAAPKAAAAKKAPAKKPAAKKAPAKKPAAKDETK; via the coding sequence ATGTTCGCTGTAGTGCGCACGGGCGGCAAGCAATATCGGGTTGCCGCCGGAGACAAGATTGCCGTTGAGAAACTCGCTGGTGAAGCGGGCGATACCGTCACCCTGGGTGATGTCCTTTTGGCTGGCGAGGGCGACAGTGTCGCCGACGCTTCCAAGGTCACCGTTTCGGCTGAGATTATCGCTCAGGCGAAGAGTGAGAAGGTTGTCGTTTTCAAGAAGCGTCGCCGTCACAACTATCGCCGCAAGGCCGGTCACCGTCAGCAGATGACGCTGCTGCGCATCACCGATGTTGGCACCGGCGCTGCCAAGAAAGCTCCGGCCAAGAAGGCAGCTGCTCCGAAGAAGGACGACGCCGCAGAGGCCAAGGCTGCACCGGCCAAGAAGCCTGCAGCGAAAAAGGCTCCTGCCAAGAAGGCGACCGAATCCAAAGCAGCTCCCAAGGCTGCTGCCGCAAAAAAGGCTCCGGCTAAGAAGCCCGCAGCCAAGAAAGCTCCGGCCAAGAAGCCGGCAGCCAAAGACGAAACCAAGTAA
- the rpmA gene encoding 50S ribosomal protein L27, which translates to MAHKKAGGSSRNGRDSAGRRLGVKKFGGQDVIGGNILVRQRGTKFYPGTNVGMGKDHTLFALGNGVVRFHKGKLGRKFVSVDIMAEAAE; encoded by the coding sequence ATGGCACATAAAAAAGCAGGCGGTTCATCGCGTAACGGTCGCGACTCAGCAGGTCGCCGCCTTGGTGTGAAGAAGTTCGGCGGTCAGGACGTGATCGGCGGCAATATTCTCGTGCGACAGCGTGGCACCAAATTCTACCCAGGCACCAATGTTGGCATGGGCAAGGACCACACCTTGTTCGCGCTCGGCAATGGCGTGGTGCGATTCCACAAAGGCAAGCTTGGCCGCAAATTCGTGTCAGTAGACATTATGGCGGAAGCAGCCGAATAA
- a CDS encoding GNAT family N-acetyltransferase, with product MFHRSIRLLLRPIWPEDWQGIFGGIADEGVVRNLARAPWPYNEEDARAFAARAIAPTEPRFLITRAADGVVVGCIGLDIDDEEYADAIELGYWIARPFWGQGFATEAGHAVLEIAQSLGHQRVVASHFLDNPASGKVLRKLGFEPTGRIVSRHSCGRGEEAPTAEYERTLESDMLTERRAA from the coding sequence ATGTTCCATCGCAGCATAAGATTGCTCTTGCGGCCGATCTGGCCCGAGGATTGGCAGGGCATATTCGGCGGCATCGCCGATGAAGGCGTGGTGCGGAATCTTGCCCGCGCCCCCTGGCCTTACAACGAAGAAGACGCTCGCGCCTTCGCAGCGCGCGCTATCGCTCCAACGGAGCCGCGCTTCCTGATCACAAGAGCGGCAGATGGCGTCGTCGTTGGCTGCATTGGGCTCGACATCGATGATGAAGAGTACGCCGATGCGATCGAGCTAGGATACTGGATCGCTCGTCCGTTTTGGGGTCAGGGCTTTGCGACCGAGGCCGGGCATGCGGTTCTCGAAATCGCACAATCGCTGGGCCACCAACGCGTCGTCGCGTCGCATTTCCTCGACAATCCTGCCTCGGGCAAGGTGCTGCGCAAGCTTGGTTTTGAGCCGACCGGCAGAATTGTGTCGCGGCACAGCTGCGGGCGCGGCGAAGAGGCACCGACCGCTGAATATGAGCGCACTTTGGAAAGCGATATGTTGACCGAAAGGCGCGCGGCCTAA
- a CDS encoding TetR/AcrR family transcriptional regulator, with amino-acid sequence MSDRKRLSPEESRAVALQAARALLIETGPQSVTLKAVAGRIGRTHANLLHHFGSASGLQKALAEHLAKTVCETIIEAVHASRAGLGSAREVVDLAFDAFDREGAGALTSWMLLTGNEDALAPIIATIHELVDEIAPEEADHCDDEMRVHRDTLNLVLLALGDALIGGALAKSLGLPRDAARERAEKMLEASMEEFQQG; translated from the coding sequence ATGAGTGATCGCAAGAGGTTAAGTCCCGAAGAATCGCGTGCAGTCGCTTTGCAAGCGGCGCGTGCGTTGCTGATCGAAACAGGCCCGCAATCGGTTACGCTGAAAGCAGTTGCTGGGCGGATCGGTCGTACGCATGCCAATCTGCTGCACCATTTCGGCTCGGCTTCCGGCTTGCAGAAGGCGTTGGCGGAGCACCTTGCCAAGACCGTGTGCGAGACGATCATCGAAGCGGTGCACGCGAGCCGCGCTGGGCTGGGGTCGGCGCGTGAAGTGGTCGATCTGGCTTTCGATGCTTTTGATCGCGAGGGGGCAGGCGCGCTAACGAGCTGGATGCTGCTCACCGGAAATGAGGATGCGCTCGCGCCGATCATCGCGACAATCCATGAGTTGGTCGATGAGATCGCCCCCGAAGAGGCCGATCATTGCGATGACGAAATGCGCGTCCATCGCGACACTTTGAACCTGGTGCTGCTGGCATTGGGTGATGCCTTGATCGGCGGAGCCCTGGCGAAGTCGCTTGGACTTCCGCGCGATGCAGCTCGCGAGAGGGCGGAAAAAATGCTCGAAGCCTCGATGGAGGAATTCCAGCAGGGTTAG
- a CDS encoding folate-binding protein, which yields MTATRLKNRAIVRLAPLEEAENVREFLQGLVTNDVSCNLPVYAALLSAQGKAMFDFFVWDGGDGALLLDCEADTADDLAKRLSLYRLRRKIEIVVDPRVQVRWELPQHQSGLIDSSPSGAATDQHTLFAADPRLRDLGYRLIVEATDDVVYADDAYLAHRLSLGIPEGRAELGDILWLETNAVELNGVSFEKGCYIGQENTARMNWRQKVNRRLVVVPLEASQDKRQKVAYPELGFAVDHLRVADLDPATLPEWQRAGIAD from the coding sequence GTGACCGCCACACGTCTGAAAAATCGTGCAATCGTTCGCCTCGCTCCGCTCGAGGAGGCTGAGAATGTGCGCGAATTCCTGCAAGGCCTCGTGACCAACGATGTATCATGCAATCTGCCGGTCTACGCTGCGCTCTTGTCGGCGCAGGGTAAGGCAATGTTCGACTTCTTCGTCTGGGATGGTGGTGATGGCGCTCTGCTGCTCGATTGCGAGGCAGACACTGCCGACGATTTGGCCAAGCGGCTATCGCTGTATCGTTTGCGCCGGAAGATCGAAATTGTTGTCGATCCAAGAGTTCAGGTTCGGTGGGAACTCCCTCAACACCAGAGCGGCCTGATCGATTCATCGCCGAGTGGAGCCGCTACAGACCAACACACGCTTTTCGCAGCAGATCCGAGATTGCGAGACTTAGGCTATCGATTGATCGTTGAGGCAACGGACGACGTGGTTTACGCCGATGATGCCTATCTCGCTCACCGCCTTTCACTGGGAATTCCTGAAGGCCGAGCCGAATTGGGCGATATCCTTTGGCTCGAAACCAATGCGGTCGAACTCAATGGCGTGAGCTTCGAAAAGGGCTGCTACATCGGACAGGAAAACACCGCGCGGATGAACTGGCGGCAAAAGGTCAATCGGCGGCTGGTCGTGGTCCCGCTGGAGGCCTCGCAAGACAAGCGCCAGAAGGTCGCATACCCCGAATTGGGGTTTGCAGTAGATCACTTGCGCGTCGCCGATCTCGATCCAGCCACCCTGCCCGAATGGCAGCGCGCCGGGATCGCGGATTGA
- the pyrC gene encoding dihydroorotase, whose protein sequence is MTDRLTIRRPDDWHLHFRDGDIMRGVVPYTARQFARAIVMPNLSPPVTTAALAAAYRERILAAVPEGTNFTPLMTCYLTDTTDADDLARGHAEGVFTAAKLYPANATTNSADGVSDVEKIYPVLERMEAEGIVLCVHGEVTDADIDVFDREAEFIERHLQAIVQRFPRLKVVFEHITTLDAVAFVQSAGENVAATITPQHLHINRNAMLVGGIQPHNYCLPVAKRETHRLALRKAATSGSPKFFLGTDSAPHLRSAKETSCGCAGIFNAPNALESYLTVFDQEGTLEHFEGFASLHGPAFYGLPVNEDQVTLERVEIAVPETLELVGEEIVPWHGGKTLSWLFVG, encoded by the coding sequence ATGACCGACAGACTGACGATCCGCCGCCCCGATGATTGGCACCTGCATTTCCGCGATGGCGACATCATGCGCGGCGTGGTGCCTTACACCGCGCGCCAGTTTGCCCGGGCGATCGTGATGCCGAACCTATCGCCGCCGGTTACGACGGCGGCTCTGGCGGCGGCATATCGTGAGCGGATATTGGCTGCCGTACCCGAGGGCACGAATTTCACGCCGCTGATGACCTGCTATCTCACCGACACAACCGACGCAGATGATCTTGCGCGCGGCCACGCGGAGGGCGTGTTCACTGCGGCCAAGCTCTATCCCGCAAATGCGACCACCAACTCCGCCGATGGTGTGAGCGATGTGGAGAAAATCTATCCGGTCCTTGAGCGCATGGAGGCCGAAGGAATCGTGCTGTGCGTGCACGGCGAGGTCACCGATGCCGATATCGACGTCTTCGACCGCGAAGCGGAGTTTATCGAGCGGCACCTGCAAGCCATCGTCCAGAGATTCCCGAGGCTGAAAGTGGTGTTCGAACACATCACCACACTGGATGCGGTTGCCTTCGTCCAGAGCGCGGGGGAAAACGTCGCGGCGACAATCACGCCGCAGCATCTGCACATCAACCGCAACGCGATGCTGGTGGGCGGAATTCAGCCGCACAATTACTGCCTGCCGGTCGCCAAGCGCGAGACCCATCGCTTAGCGTTGCGCAAAGCCGCCACATCAGGCTCGCCCAAATTCTTCCTCGGCACCGACAGCGCACCGCATCTGCGCAGTGCCAAGGAAACTTCGTGCGGCTGTGCAGGTATCTTCAACGCGCCGAATGCGCTCGAAAGCTATCTGACTGTGTTCGATCAGGAAGGTACGCTGGAGCATTTCGAAGGCTTCGCCTCCCTACACGGGCCGGCTTTTTACGGACTGCCCGTTAATGAAGATCAGGTGACGCTGGAGCGGGTTGAGATCGCCGTGCCCGAAACGCTTGAGTTGGTGGGTGAGGAAATCGTGCCCTGGCATGGAGGCAAGACGCTGAGTTGGCTCTTCGTCGGCTAA
- the rarD gene encoding EamA family transporter RarD produces MANSAAPSPATADSQPSGLPAALGAYIIWGFLPVFLLLVVSVPPFEFVGWRIIWTLPFCLLIVAFRKQFGELRKAFSDARTMVMLLFSALLIAANWFVYVWAIMQEQVYAASLGYYLNPLLNVLLGTLLLGEKLSKLQWLAVAIAALAVALLAAGALTTLWISLSLALSFGLYGVVRKQVSVGSLPGLTIESAILLLPAAGIVWWYAQSAAGSAFGNDAFLSAVIVFSGVVTAVPLLLFALAARRMNYSTLGFIQYLAPTIVFLVGLTVFEEELKLAQLGSFVLIWIAVAIFAADLWARTRRAKASATA; encoded by the coding sequence ATGGCAAACTCCGCAGCCCCCTCCCCCGCCACAGCGGACAGCCAGCCTTCGGGCCTGCCGGCTGCGCTCGGCGCCTACATCATCTGGGGCTTTCTGCCGGTCTTCCTGCTGCTTGTAGTCAGCGTGCCGCCGTTCGAATTTGTCGGCTGGCGGATCATCTGGACGCTGCCGTTCTGTCTGCTGATCGTCGCCTTCCGCAAACAGTTTGGGGAGCTGCGCAAGGCTTTCTCGGACGCACGGACGATGGTGATGCTGCTGTTCAGCGCGCTGCTCATCGCGGCAAACTGGTTCGTCTACGTTTGGGCGATTATGCAGGAACAGGTCTATGCCGCCAGTCTCGGCTATTACCTCAACCCGCTGCTCAATGTGCTGCTCGGCACTCTGCTACTCGGAGAGAAACTGTCGAAGTTGCAGTGGCTGGCTGTTGCAATCGCGGCATTGGCCGTGGCGCTGCTCGCAGCAGGAGCGTTGACGACTTTGTGGATTAGCCTCAGCCTAGCTCTCAGCTTTGGCCTCTATGGCGTTGTTCGCAAACAAGTCTCGGTGGGATCGCTTCCCGGACTGACAATTGAGAGCGCAATTCTGTTGCTTCCCGCTGCGGGGATCGTGTGGTGGTACGCGCAAAGCGCAGCAGGCTCGGCCTTCGGAAATGACGCATTCCTTAGCGCCGTGATTGTATTTTCGGGCGTGGTGACGGCAGTTCCGCTGCTCCTGTTTGCTTTGGCGGCGCGGCGCATGAATTACTCCACGCTCGGCTTCATCCAATACCTTGCTCCGACGATTGTGTTCTTGGTGGGACTGACCGTGTTCGAAGAGGAGCTGAAGCTCGCTCAACTCGGCAGTTTCGTACTGATATGGATTGCAGTGGCGATCTTTGCTGCAGATCTTTGGGCGCGCACGCGGCGCGCGAAAGCTTCTGCCACTGCTTAG
- the astD gene encoding succinylglutamate-semialdehyde dehydrogenase: MTETAPDNTLISYAPATGEELWRGEHGDVAEAVSRARRAWPEWAARPLANRIEMMRRFANQVRKDADQLSELIANETGKPLWEAKTEVDAVINKVEFSVQAYAERTGKKKLDSALNGSAAVRHKPHGVMAVLGPYNFPAHLPNGHIVPALIAGNTILFKPSEKTPAVGAKLVECFHRCGVPADVVQLVIGGPNEGKALVAHPGVDGVLFTGSAQAGIAINRKLAANPGKIVALEMGGNNPIVVANTPKVTDAAALIVQSAFTTAGQRCTAARRLIVIESMVKPLMAELLPLTKSLLVGGPMDEPQPFMGPVIDNDTAERLGASFIELVAAGGKALTHMRRTEPDKPFLTPGIIDTTDIADRPDIELFGPILQVIRVPDLDAAIAEANNTRFGLSASLIGGSPDDYARFWANIRAGIINWNRPTNGASSAAPFGGIGLSGNHRPAAFYAADYCAYPVASTELEQPRANISVGLKE; this comes from the coding sequence ATGACCGAAACTGCACCTGACAACACACTGATTTCTTACGCGCCTGCCACCGGTGAGGAACTGTGGCGCGGCGAGCATGGCGACGTGGCTGAGGCCGTTAGTCGCGCGCGCCGAGCGTGGCCTGAATGGGCCGCCCGCCCGCTCGCCAATCGCATCGAGATGATGCGCCGCTTTGCGAACCAGGTGCGCAAGGATGCCGACCAGCTTTCCGAATTGATCGCCAACGAGACCGGCAAACCGCTGTGGGAAGCGAAGACCGAAGTCGATGCGGTGATCAACAAGGTCGAATTCTCGGTTCAGGCCTATGCCGAACGGACCGGGAAAAAGAAGCTCGACAGCGCTCTAAATGGTAGCGCAGCTGTAAGGCACAAACCGCATGGGGTCATGGCGGTGCTCGGTCCATATAACTTCCCCGCACACCTGCCCAACGGTCACATCGTTCCCGCGCTGATCGCGGGGAACACGATCCTGTTCAAACCTTCGGAAAAGACCCCGGCTGTCGGCGCGAAGCTGGTCGAGTGTTTCCACCGCTGCGGGGTTCCGGCTGACGTCGTGCAACTCGTGATCGGCGGTCCTAACGAAGGCAAAGCCCTGGTCGCACATCCCGGCGTAGACGGGGTCCTGTTTACAGGTTCTGCACAGGCGGGGATTGCGATCAACCGCAAGCTCGCGGCCAATCCAGGCAAGATTGTAGCGCTGGAAATGGGCGGCAACAATCCGATTGTCGTCGCCAACACGCCCAAGGTTACCGACGCTGCCGCGCTGATCGTGCAAAGTGCCTTCACCACGGCTGGGCAGCGCTGCACTGCCGCGCGCCGCTTGATCGTCATCGAAAGCATGGTCAAACCGCTGATGGCCGAGCTTCTGCCCCTGACGAAGAGCCTGCTTGTCGGTGGTCCGATGGATGAGCCTCAGCCGTTCATGGGCCCGGTGATCGACAACGATACGGCCGAGCGGTTGGGCGCTAGCTTCATTGAATTGGTTGCGGCGGGCGGGAAAGCGCTCACACATATGCGCCGCACTGAGCCGGACAAGCCATTCCTCACACCCGGCATCATCGATACAACCGACATCGCAGATCGCCCGGATATCGAGCTGTTCGGCCCGATCCTGCAGGTGATCAGAGTGCCAGATCTCGATGCCGCGATTGCGGAAGCCAACAATACGCGCTTTGGCCTCTCCGCGTCGCTGATAGGCGGATCGCCTGACGATTACGCCCGGTTCTGGGCCAATATCCGTGCGGGTATCATCAACTGGAACCGCCCGACAAACGGAGCCTCTTCAGCCGCGCCCTTCGGCGGTATCGGTCTTTCGGGGAACCATCGCCCCGCCGCATTCTACGCCGCCGATTATTGCGCTTATCCAGTCGCCAGTACCGAATTGGAGCAACCGCGCGCCAATATCAGTGTCGGCCTCAAGGAATAG
- a CDS encoding protein adenylyltransferase SelO family protein → MRAEPQPADYQPDTAIDALAEWLGAPVAPADFPETRVRFRSDRWAANVGLADLSDEDWAQNFGRFVPLEGNMPRPLALKYHGHQFRVYNPDIGDGRGFLYAQMRDASGRLIDLGTKGSGQTPFSRAGDGRLTLKGAVREILATEMLEALGVNTSKTFSVVETGEQLMRDDEPSPTRSAVMVRLSHSHIRIGTFQRLLAFEETEQMEALVGYCLEHFPGPMPPEDAPGREAPAVMLMHQVVERMADLAASYMVAGFVHGVLNTDNMNITGESFDYGPWRWLPTWDPSFTAAYFDHGGLYAFGRQPEALHWNCGQLAVALRLLADSEPLIAAMNRFGPLYMEAIARRWCWRLGVEPRGVEQDSTLVSACEKAMREGGQGPDVYFFTHRGGRNATGELGEILGGYEPIGIAHEYWSDPTPQSMLIDEVEGLWSHIDRYDNWEPLHTKVEALRLMGQAHGEPPEPRGHVQPD, encoded by the coding sequence ATGCGCGCCGAACCGCAACCTGCTGATTATCAGCCCGACACCGCAATCGACGCGCTAGCCGAATGGCTCGGCGCTCCGGTGGCTCCCGCTGACTTTCCCGAAACGCGGGTCCGCTTTCGCAGCGATCGCTGGGCCGCGAATGTCGGACTCGCCGATTTGAGTGACGAGGATTGGGCGCAGAACTTTGGCCGGTTCGTGCCGCTCGAAGGCAACATGCCTCGCCCGCTCGCGCTCAAATATCACGGGCATCAATTTCGCGTGTACAATCCGGATATCGGCGACGGCCGCGGGTTTCTTTATGCGCAAATGCGCGATGCGAGCGGCCGTTTGATAGACCTCGGCACCAAGGGTTCTGGCCAAACGCCGTTCAGCCGCGCGGGCGACGGCCGGCTGACGCTGAAAGGTGCCGTGCGCGAAATACTGGCGACCGAAATGCTCGAAGCGCTCGGGGTGAACACGTCGAAGACTTTTTCAGTGGTCGAGACCGGCGAGCAATTGATGCGCGACGACGAACCATCACCCACACGCTCCGCGGTGATGGTGCGGCTCAGCCATTCGCATATCCGCATCGGCACGTTTCAACGACTGCTCGCCTTTGAAGAGACCGAGCAAATGGAGGCGTTGGTCGGATATTGCCTTGAGCATTTCCCGGGCCCCATGCCGCCCGAAGACGCTCCCGGTCGCGAAGCACCGGCAGTGATGCTGATGCACCAAGTGGTCGAACGGATGGCCGATCTTGCCGCGAGCTATATGGTCGCAGGCTTCGTCCACGGCGTGCTGAACACCGACAATATGAACATCACCGGAGAGAGTTTCGATTACGGCCCGTGGCGCTGGCTGCCGACATGGGATCCGAGCTTTACCGCCGCCTATTTCGACCATGGCGGGCTTTATGCGTTCGGGCGTCAACCCGAAGCGCTGCATTGGAATTGCGGGCAATTGGCGGTGGCGCTGCGGCTGTTGGCAGACAGCGAGCCGCTGATCGCGGCGATGAACCGCTTTGGTCCGCTCTATATGGAGGCCATCGCACGGCGTTGGTGCTGGCGATTGGGCGTGGAACCGCGCGGCGTTGAGCAAGACAGCACTCTGGTGTCGGCCTGTGAAAAGGCCATGCGCGAAGGTGGCCAAGGGCCTGACGTGTACTTCTTCACCCATCGCGGCGGGCGAAACGCGACTGGCGAACTGGGCGAGATTCTCGGCGGCTACGAACCGATAGGGATCGCTCACGAATATTGGTCCGATCCGACACCCCAATCCATGTTGATCGACGAGGTCGAGGGCCTCTGGTCGCATATCGACCGTTACGACAATTGGGAGCCGCTCCATACTAAAGTCGAAGCGCTACGTCTCATGGGGCAGGCTCATGGAGAACCACCCGAACCAAGAGGACACGTCCAGCCCGACTGA
- a CDS encoding alpha/beta hydrolase, whose product MATSYQDRSWTSSDGLNLHYRDYPGPEGYDGPPVLCMHGLTRNARDFADLAEHLAQTRRVIVPEMRGRGMSDYAPDSDTYNPLVYVADVEKLLAEEGIESFISIGTSMGGLMTMMLAQAKPGRILACLLNDIGPEIETAGVERISGYVGQGRSYPTWLHAARSLCEVHGAAFPDYDLDRWLEMAKRTLVVSQNGRISYDYDMAIAEPFSKPGNAAPPNLWLAFEALRDVPMVLVRGELSDLLTPETVKQMGARNPAMRTVTVPRVGHAPTLDEPEAREAIDSLLADLK is encoded by the coding sequence ATGGCCACATCGTACCAAGACCGCAGCTGGACCAGCAGCGACGGCCTCAATCTCCACTACCGCGACTATCCCGGACCGGAAGGTTATGATGGACCGCCGGTCCTGTGCATGCACGGCCTGACGCGCAATGCACGCGACTTTGCCGATCTGGCCGAGCATCTGGCGCAAACCCGCCGTGTGATCGTGCCCGAGATGCGCGGTCGCGGGATGAGCGACTACGCACCGGATTCCGACACTTACAATCCGCTGGTCTACGTGGCCGATGTCGAGAAGTTGCTGGCCGAAGAGGGGATTGAGAGCTTCATTTCCATCGGAACATCGATGGGCGGGCTGATGACAATGATGCTCGCTCAAGCGAAGCCGGGCAGGATCCTCGCCTGTCTGCTCAACGATATCGGCCCCGAGATTGAGACCGCCGGGGTCGAGCGGATCTCAGGCTATGTCGGGCAAGGGCGCAGTTACCCGACCTGGCTCCATGCCGCGCGCAGTCTGTGCGAAGTGCACGGAGCGGCGTTCCCCGATTACGATCTCGATCGGTGGCTGGAGATGGCTAAGCGTACATTGGTGGTCAGCCAGAATGGCCGGATCAGCTATGACTACGACATGGCCATCGCTGAGCCGTTCTCGAAACCGGGCAACGCCGCACCGCCCAACCTTTGGCTAGCATTCGAGGCTTTGCGCGATGTGCCGATGGTGTTGGTGCGCGGCGAGCTGTCCGATTTGCTGACCCCTGAAACGGTCAAGCAGATGGGCGCGCGCAATCCGGCGATGCGGACCGTGACTGTCCCACGCGTAGGCCATGCACCGACTCTCGACGAGCCTGAAGCGCGCGAGGCAATCGACAGCTTGCTGGCTGATCTGAAATGA
- a CDS encoding glycosyltransferase family 4 protein, whose protein sequence is MTAPPRILHCHSTFSAGGKELRAVQLMNAFGKALQHTIVSGEPDQMGAREHIDRAVEVDFPSDFPSLTGFPSPGRLVNIAQALKPYDLILTYNWGAMDVVMAHTVFAKQFDLPPLIHHEDGFNEDEAEQLKSRRNWYRRAALSRVSSLVVPSRVLEQIALNTWQQPRDRVLRIPNGIDTKRFAKKPKPSALRVVKREGEFWIGTLAGLRPVKQLPALVEACVGLPENWHLVILGEGPDKDAIRQAAVDAENAHRVHLPGAIADPASVIGLFDIFALSSKSEQFPLSVVEAMAAGLPVVAPDVGDIRTMLSEDNRHYIAASSDPIPLGVMLEELAADADLRDLIGTVNQKKAREEFDEATMIKRYRDLYSGAMERQF, encoded by the coding sequence ATGACCGCTCCGCCACGGATATTGCATTGCCACTCGACATTTTCGGCTGGCGGGAAAGAGCTGCGCGCGGTGCAGCTGATGAACGCTTTCGGCAAGGCGCTGCAGCACACGATTGTGTCGGGCGAGCCGGATCAGATGGGCGCCCGCGAGCACATCGACCGCGCGGTGGAGGTCGATTTCCCGAGCGACTTTCCATCGCTGACCGGTTTCCCTTCGCCCGGCAGGCTGGTGAATATCGCTCAGGCGCTCAAGCCCTATGATTTGATCCTGACTTACAATTGGGGCGCGATGGATGTCGTCATGGCGCACACCGTGTTCGCCAAGCAGTTCGATCTGCCGCCGCTCATCCACCACGAGGATGGCTTCAACGAAGACGAGGCGGAGCAACTCAAATCGCGCCGCAACTGGTATCGCCGCGCTGCGCTTAGCCGGGTTTCATCTCTGGTAGTGCCGAGCCGGGTGCTGGAGCAAATAGCGCTCAATACCTGGCAACAGCCCCGTGACCGTGTGCTCCGCATCCCCAATGGGATCGACACGAAGAGATTTGCGAAGAAGCCCAAGCCCAGCGCGCTTCGCGTCGTCAAACGCGAAGGCGAGTTCTGGATTGGGACGCTCGCCGGTTTGCGCCCGGTCAAGCAGTTACCTGCTCTGGTGGAGGCGTGTGTCGGCTTGCCGGAGAATTGGCACCTTGTGATCTTGGGTGAGGGGCCTGACAAGGACGCAATCCGGCAGGCCGCCGTCGATGCCGAGAATGCCCACCGCGTACATCTGCCCGGAGCCATTGCCGATCCAGCCAGCGTGATCGGCCTGTTCGATATCTTTGCCTTGTCTTCGAAATCCGAGCAGTTCCCGCTTTCCGTGGTCGAAGCAATGGCAGCAGGGCTGCCCGTCGTTGCCCCCGATGTCGGCGATATCCGGACCATGCTGTCCGAAGACAATCGCCACTATATTGCCGCGTCCAGCGATCCCATTCCGCTGGGCGTGATGCTGGAGGAGCTGGCTGCAGACGCCGATCTGCGCGATCTGATCGGCACTGTGAACCAAAAGAAAGCGCGCGAAGAATTCGATGAAGCGACTATGATCAAGCGCTACCGAGACCTCTATTCCGGCGCGATGGAGCGACAATTCTGA
- a CDS encoding tetratricopeptide repeat protein has translation MALNPTDPNNTDQDKKPKPETSAEDEVLMREIDEAVRKDDVEQFAQKYGVLLGGGLAIALVAFGGYLFWDNQTEAALEAESEALVSALDSTQAQDFAAATEKVSPLIDSDTPGARTSARLLQAGAALEEEKFDEAVALFKQVADDAEAPPALRDLARIREVATNFDDREPAEIIERLKDLAVPGNAFFGSAGELTAIAHLEAGNRDQAGTLFAEIAKDESVPETLRSRARQMAGLLGVDAIEDVEQLLEDEGVASPSGESAGAAVGTVGAQ, from the coding sequence GTGGCGCTCAACCCAACCGACCCTAACAATACCGACCAAGACAAGAAGCCAAAGCCCGAGACATCGGCTGAGGACGAAGTCCTCATGCGCGAAATCGATGAGGCGGTGCGCAAGGACGATGTCGAGCAGTTCGCGCAAAAATATGGCGTGTTGCTCGGCGGGGGTCTGGCGATCGCCTTGGTCGCTTTCGGTGGCTATTTGTTCTGGGACAACCAGACCGAAGCGGCGCTTGAGGCCGAGTCCGAAGCTCTGGTGAGCGCGCTTGATTCCACGCAGGCGCAGGACTTTGCTGCTGCGACGGAGAAAGTCTCTCCGCTGATCGATAGCGATACGCCCGGCGCGCGCACCTCTGCGCGGTTGCTTCAGGCGGGTGCTGCGCTTGAAGAAGAAAAGTTCGATGAGGCGGTCGCGCTGTTCAAGCAAGTCGCCGACGATGCCGAAGCACCGCCAGCTTTGCGCGATCTGGCCCGCATTCGCGAAGTTGCGACAAATTTCGATGACCGCGAACCGGCGGAAATTATCGAGCGGCTCAAGGATCTGGCCGTGCCGGGCAACGCCTTCTTTGGCAGCGCAGGCGAGTTGACCGCTATCGCGCATCTCGAAGCGGGCAATCGCGATCAGGCCGGGACACTGTTCGCGGAAATCGCGAAAGACGAAAGCGTGCCTGAAACGCTGCGTTCTCGTGCGCGGCAAATGGCTGGATTGCTCGGGGTCGACGCAATCGAAGATGTTGAACAATTGCTGGAAGATGAGGGAGTGGCTTCGCCTAGCGGGGAAAGCGCGGGCGCCGCAGTCGGGACCGTAGGCGCCCAATAA